TCTGTTCTTCATAATCAGTGGCTTTATTATAATTATCAACATAGATCATTTTGCTTTGATTGATTGCCCTAAATTGCAAAGCAATCGGTGCTTGATGCAAAAATACAATATCAGCCTTACTCCCTTTGCCAGCAACTTCTTTGGCAAAAATTTCCTCAAAATCAGCATACGCTAAATCTTTATCTTTTGGATAGCCCTTTTTAAATAAAAAACCAAAATCATAATCACTGCCAGGATGAGCGGTTTTGTCTGTTTGCGAACCAAAAAGGTACACTGCTTGAACGCCGTGTTTTTTTAGTAATTTTATGACTCTTGAAGAAGTTATCTTATGCATTGTCTATATTATATCACAAAGCAAGAAATCATGAAAGTCGGTGAACAAAATTTAAATTGCTATAGGCTAAATTGTTACGATTTTGACAAGCTTTCTTAACAATTTAGCAATTTAACAATATAATAATATAACAATGAAACAATAAGACAATCCTATCCACCATGAGCTAACTCTCTACCCCGAGCGATCTTCCACGCCATCAGCCCCGCCCCCGCCAAAACCAACACCCCGCTGGTCCAATGGCCTAAACGTAAACCTAAAATAATTGGTTGGACGTCTAAGCGCAAGAACTCCAGAAAAAATCGGCTTAATGAGTATGAAGTGAGATAAGTGAGAAAGATGGTGCCAGGTATTGATAATTGATAATTAATAATTGATAATTCTTTTGTTTGATTGCTTGATTGTTTGATTGTTTGATTGCTTTTTATCCTTCTTGCATGCATCCAAATCAACACTCCAAAAATTATAAAATTCAACAAGCTCTGGTATAAAAATGTTGGATGGAAAAATTCAAAGCCTTGATAAATCTCGGGCCGGGCTAAAGCATTGATTGGAATGCCCCAGGGCAAGCTGGTTGGCAAGCCAAAAATCTCTCCATTAAAATAATTACCCCACCGGCCAAAGGCTTGGCCAAGGATAAGGGCTGGAGCCAAGATGTCAGCTAAGAGCCAAAAGGTGTTATTAACTGATAATTGATAATTGATAATTGATAATTTTTGATTGCCCTCTTTCGCCTTCTCCGCCCCCTTCGCCTTCTTAAGCCTTCTTAAGCCTTCTTCTCCTTTCTTACTATAAAACCAAATCACCAAAACGCCCATTATCACCGCGCCGTAAATCCCCAGTCCCCCGTTCCAAACCTTAACAATATCTATGGGATTGCTAAAATAATGCTGCCATTCGCATAACACATGATAAATCCGCGCGCCAATCAAACCAAAAATAATCAACCAAAAATATAAATCTACAATCTGGTCTTTTTTTATTTTATATCTCTCGGCCAGCCTCAAACTTACCAAAAAACCAAAAATCACGCCGCAGGTAATAATAAAACCATACCAATGAATAGAAATTGGACCTAAGGAAAACATAATAGGTTGGGGGTGGTAAGTGTGGAGAAACATAAATAAAGTTAATACAGTAGTTAATAAGGTTAATAAAGAAACTGCTATGTTTTACAAGCTTATTAACTCTATTAACTTTATTAACAATTTATTAACTATAGATTTTTAAGATGATAAATGAAAATATAACAAACGAGTCCTAGTATCAAACAATGACACCAAGACTCGCATTATCAGTCAAAAAATCAATAAAAATCATTTCAATAACTCTTCAATCACTGCCCTAAACTCTGCTTCTTCGGCAACCAAGTCTTGCTGGGACTCATAGCCATTGCCGATGCGCCAATATTTGCAGCCGAAAACAAAAGTCGGCACATAGCCTTCGGGATTAAATTTTCTATAGATAGCCAGTTCAGCAGTTGGCACACTGGTCTCCGGGGTTTGCGTAAGGGTGTTATCATTCATATCCAATTCCCAATGATAAGCAATGATTTTGCCGCGGGTCATATACTCCCGCATGAGCTCATCAAATGTTTCTTTAATCCAAGTACAATGCGGACAACTTGTTGTTGAAAAAAGCCGAATCACAGGCTTGCCGCTTTCTTTGCAGGCTGGCTCGCCGCTATCCATAAAAGTATCAATCCCGGCCGCGCCAGAAGGCAAAGCTTGAACCTGGGGCGCTGGAGGTTGTTGTTGGGCGCTCTCACTCCCCTCGGCAGTCTGCTCGGTAACCACGGCCGGAGCTTCGCCTGCTTGCTCATCCTTAAACATAGAATAAAGCATCACAAAACCAACCAAGCCAAATATAACTAGACCCGCTGCTAAACCCAAAGCAAAGCTAGTTTTTGCTGAGATGCTTTTCTTTTTTTCTTTTTGCTCATTCTCCATTATTTTATTAATTTATTGGTTTATTGATTTATTAACTTTATTAACTACTATATTAACCCTATTAACAAGTTTAGTTACACTCCCCGCCGCTATCCGCTCCTTCACCTCCAAAACCAAATCCCGGGCTGGGCGTGGTGGTTGAAAGCTCCCCGCTGCAAGCTTGGGGCGCTTCGTTAAAAGCCGAGCAGATTACTGTGAGCAAAGCGGCTGGCGAACGGCCAGAAGCGACTTTAGTGCTGTTAACAACTAATCCTGGGGAACCCTGGATTTGGTACTGGGCAACTGCTCCTTTGTCAACTTCAAAAACTGGAAATTGTCCATTCATCCAAGTGGCTTTATCATTAAATTTTTCTGTCACTTGAAACTCTTTATCCGTAGCCGCCACGCATTGATTTAAATTAGTTTGATTGATTCCTAATTGCTGAACACATTTAGCTGACTGGTTGGAGTCATCAACCTCCAGAAAACATTCTAAATAATCAGGTAATTTCTGGGGCTCATTCTTTTGGATGCAATACTGCCTCATTTGTTCATTAAGCTCTTTTTGGCCATGCATGGCATAATCGCAAAATTTTAATTCAAAATCAATCGCCTCGCCTAAAGCTTCCACCACCGGTAAAATGCCTTTTTCTATCTGCGTGCCATACGGGCAATGGCTCATCACAAAGAGCTCTATTTTTGGCTTGTCGCTTTTCACGACATCCGCTGGCTGAACTGTATCCCCGCCTTCTTGAGCTTGGTTCTTCCCTTCAATCTCTTCAATATCCATCACCTGTGGAAAAAATTTCTTGCCGTCTTTGGTCATAAAAGAATCTATGATCTGGCCGTTGCCAAGATTAATAGCCAGCTTATAAAGACCCCCCTCTTCTGTAACCTCTTGAACAGCGGCCGTAGTGCCGGGTTGCATCAAATTTTCATTAATAAATTTTTCTGCTTTTGTTTTCACTTCCTCCGGGCTAAGGATAGCGCTGGTTTTTGACAAGCTGCAGCCCGTCAAAACAGCTAACAACACTAGACTAAGAATAACTGCTTTTTTCATAATTTATTGAATTAATAATAAAATGCTAATATAAAAGTCTTATGTCATTGCGAGCGTCGTTCTTTGCTGTCATTGCGAGCGGAACGGAGCGACCCGCAGGGAGCGGAGTGGAGCGTGGCAATCCCGTTTTCCACGCTGTCATTGCGAGCGACTCTTTGTCTGTGCCAAGTAATACTGGCCAGGGCAATGAAGAATAGGGTGGGCAGTAAGGGTGGGGGGAGCGAAGCAATCCCGTTGATTACCTGTGGACGGCGTTCCACGCATTCCTGTATGGCTGCGTCTACAGGATTTACCACGGGATTGCTTCGCTCTTTTTATCTTTAACTGTCTGCGCCTTGTCCTTCTTTTGACAAAGCTGCTCTGGCTTGGCAAGTCCTACAGTCGCTCGCAATGACAAGGAAAAAGAATGTCATTCCGGAATGACAGCTATTACAACACCGGTCGCTGCTCTCCCCACGCTGTCGCCTTTTCATAATGCCAGGCCGCTCGCAGAATCGCGGCTTCATCAAAGTGCTTGCCAATAAGCTGCAGTCCGACTGGCAGACTGTCCACCCCGTTAGATAATTTTTTACCCTCGTTATTATTTCCAATTTTATCTTTATCTTTTAAAGTAGTGCTTTCTTTTTTTAAAGAATATCTAACGGGGTCAATAAACCCGCAAGGAACAGAAATCCCTGGCCCGCCATAAAGATTAAGAGAAACCGTATAAATATCCGCTAAATACATCTGTAGGGGATCATCTGCGCGCTCGCCTAATTTAAAAGCGGTGGTTGGTGAAGTCGGTGTTAATATTACATCAACTTTTTCAAAAGCATTCTCAAAATCTCTTTTAATCAAAGTCCGAACTTTTTGAGCCTGAAGATAATAAGCATCATAATACCCGGCAGACAAAGTATAAGCACCCAGCATAATCCGACGTTTGGCTTCAGCCCCAAAACCTTGGGCTCGCGATTTTAAATATACATCTAATAAATCTTTAGTATCTTTAGCTGAATGGCCATATTTAATGCCATCATAACGAGCTAGGTTAGAAGAAACTTCTGCGGGTTGAATTATATAATAGCAAGCAACCGCATACTCTGTCAAGGGCAAGGAAATATCAATAATTTCCGCGCCAAGTTCTTTAAATTTTTTGATTGCTTCCTCAACCCGCTCCTTGACTTGGGCATCAATCCCAGTAATAAAATATTCCCCGGGAACACCGATTTTTAGGCCGGCAATACTTTTCTTTAAATCCTCCAAACAATCAGCAACTGGAATTTCTGGGGTAGTGGCATCATTTTCATCATGGCCGGCAATATATTTTAAAACAATCGCCGCGTCTTCAACAGTTTTTGTTAAATGACCAATCGTATCCAGCGAAGACGCCATGGCAATCACGCCATAGCGCGAAGTCCGGCCATAGGTTGGCTTGAGGCCAACGACACCACAGAAACTCGCTGGCTGCCGGATGGAACCGCCAGTATCAGTACCCAAAGCATAAACACATTCATCTGCGGCCACGGCTGCGGCTGAACCGCCAGAAGAGCCCCCAGGCACTCGTCCGAGATCCCAAGGATTATATGTTGGCCCAAAACCGGAATTTTCCGTTGAAGAGCCCATGGCAAATTCATCCAAATTAGTTTTGCCAATAATGACAGCATCTTGGGCTAGCAGTCTTTGAGTAGTAGTTGACTCGTAGGGCGGCAAATAGTTCTCTAAAATTTTTGAGCCAGCCGTAGTTTTAATGCCTTGGGTACAAAATAAATCTTTAACCCCAACCGGAATGCCGGCCAAGATGCCCAGCTCTTCTCCCCTACTAATCTTTTTATCAACTTTTTGCGCCTGTTTTCGCGCTTCTTTCTCACTGACTGTAATAAAAGCCTTGACCCGAACATCAACTTTCTTAATGCGCTCCAAATACAAATCTAAAAGCTCGGCTGCGGAGACTTCCTTATTAACTAAAAACTCGTGGGTTTTGGAAATTGTTAAATTATTTAACTGCATTTTTCCCCTCTATTGTTATATTGCTATATTGTTATATTGTTTTTTTATTTACTTAATTTTTCATTTGTAAACCTGATGAGATGATGGACTTCTTGCGGTAATTTTTGAAGTTCTTGAAAAATATGATTATATTGTTCATTTGTCAACAATCCTCGTCTTTTGGCTTTCTCGTTCCAATCTAAAGATTCGCCGATTGAACCGAAATTATAGCGATAAAATTGAACTTTTTCTTTCTTGAAATATCTAAAGAATCCTTCAGCGATATTTGCAGATATCGAATCTACTGCCCTAGTAAATTGTGAACCAAAGCTTTTTTTAACAAACCAATCCCACTTGGCTACAACATCCCAAACATAATTTGATAGTTGAAAGGCAATTACGTATGCTCTAACATCATTAAGTTTGAGATACTTCTTGTTAATCATGGAATTTCATTTTAACAATATAGCAATATGACAATATAACAATTCGTTTTCAAAAAACAGACCTAACTTTAAAAGAATCCCCATCTCTTTCCGGCGCGTTATCTAAAATCCCCTGCCTGGTTTTCTTTGACTGTTGTTTATTAATTTTATCAGCCCGCATAACATTTTTAAGGCCAGTTACTTGGGCCGTAGGTTCCACGCCCTTGGTCTCCGCTCCTTGCAGTTTTTCAATGTATTCTAAAATAGAAGAAAGCTCACCGGTATACTTGGCTTTCTCCTTACTGGTTAACTCTAACCGCGCTAATTTTGCAATTTTTTGGATATCAATCATACAAATTTATCCAGCACCTTTTAAAAATAATCGCGATAAAGGTGTCTGGATTTATAGTATATCAAAATTAATTTTTTAGCAAACGCGTTATTCGCATATGCCCCCGGTCGCCTTTCAGCCCCGAGCTCTCCTCAAGTCTGAGCGGCCTCGGAGTCGAAGACAAGGCCGAGGGGCAGGCAAGGCAGGCATACAATAAAAAAGCGGGCTTGTGCGTCACAAATAGCCCGCTAAAACGCATTTATCTTTATTATGCGCGCACCCCAAATGGCGCACCCACAACCGGACGCCCCGCCTGACGTTCATTCGGGTGGCTTGCGCCTTCTTGCCGCTGTAAAAGAGCCAAGGATGCTATTCCTTCTAATCGCCTCTTTATCTCTTCAGAGCGGCCGCCATTGCCGTTAACCTGAAGGTTTCGCACACCATGACGTGATTCGCTATGAACCCGAACACTGCCATGTTGCTTTACTAGTTGGACCAGAGCCTCAAACGAGGACCAATGTCCTCTACGCCATTGATTGTTGTCATCAAGCCAGTAAACACAAACCCGGTTACGTGGTTTTCTGCCGCGATTACGCCGATGAGACATTCTTTCCCCCCTCACGGTTGTTGGTAATATTTTCTGGACAAATCTATCGCTGCACTACCGCAAAGGAGTTTTCACAACCGTTTCCACATATAATCCCACCTCCTTCCGCGATTGAAATTTTAAGCCCTGCAAATATAAAATAATTTTTATGTTTTTATCCCCAAGCTTTGGGCAGTTCTCTTTCTTATCTCGGCTAAATCTTCCCTTGATACCCTGCCCTGTTTTACTATTGCCGACTCCTTGTAAATCAAAACTGGCTGATCACAAATTACCTTACTCAAAAGTGGCATTATTCCTTCTGGCAAAATATAATCATGGGGATAAATTTTATCAACCCTCCTGCTCGTAAGTAAGGCCGCATTAAAAGTACTCTTATATTGATGTATCCTCAATGGTTCTAAATTGATAGCATACTTTTTACTGTGCGAGTCCGAACAATAAAACAAGACAATATCCCCCCTCTCGAGGATGAATATTAGGCCTTGGCATATTGTTGATACATTTTACTAATTAGTTCAGCGTGCTCCTTATAAATCGCTTGCTGTTCTTTATCTTTTTTAAATTCCTTCCAAGTACCACGCTTTACTCTTAGTTGTTTGCTCTTTTTATCCATTTTAGCAATGTTAAAAATCTTAAAAAATATTTCCTCCCAACACTAATATCTATACTAACTCAAAATAAAAAATCTGTCAATCCCACTGCCACAAAAGCACAAAATGCCACAAAAAATTATCAATTATTAATTATCAATTATTAATTATTAACCCCTTGTGACATTTTATAAACTTATAATTATCTTATCAAACATCAAGCTTCACATCCTCAGCGCCCGCTCTTTCTCAAGCACCTTAACCGTGGTCTTCACGACAGTATCCGAAATCAAAGAAATTGAATCAATGCCGCACTCTACTAAAAACTGGGCAAAGTCCGGAAAATCACTCGGCGCTTGACCGCAGATACCAATTTTCTTGCCGTTTTCTCGCGCCGCTTTTATCACCTGTCTCACCAGATCTTTGACGGCTTTATTTCTCTCGTCATACACGTGGGCCACAATTTCGCTGTCTCTATCCACGCCAAGCACCAGCTGGGTTAAATCATTAGAGCCAATGGAAAAACCGTCAAAAATTTTAAAAAACTCTTGAGCTAAAATTACATTGGAAGGGATCTCGCACATCACATAAACTTCTAATCCGTCTTTACCGCGTTTCAAACCGCATTTTTCCATAATTTTTAAAACTTTCTTGCCTTCTTCCACTGTTCGGCAAAAGGGCACCATTATTTTTACATTAATAAGTCCCATCACTTCCCGCACTCGTTTTAAAGCATAACACTCCAGTTCAAATGCTGGCTTAAATTTCTCATCATAATAACGGGAAGCCCCGCGCCAGCCGATCATGGGATTTGACTCTTCGGGCTCAAAATATTTTCCGCCTAAAAGCGTAGCGTATTCATTAGTTTTAAAATCGCTTAAACGGACAATCACATCTTTAGGATAAAAAGCCGCGGCAATTTGGGCAATCCCTTCGGCCAATTCATAAATATAATAATCCGTCTTTTTCTTGTATTCACGCGTTTTCTCCTCAATCTGTTGCCTCACTGATTTGTCTTTAATCTTGTCAAAATTAACCAAAGCCAAAGGATGCACTCCTATATAACTGGAGATTATAAATTCCTCCCTAGCCAGCCCCACGCCGTCATTGGGAATAAACGATTCCCGCATCGCTTCTTCTGGATTTCCAATATTCATCATTATTTTTGTTTTTGGCTGCTTTAAAGTTTTAAGATTTGTCTTATTGACCTTGTATTTTACCTTGCCCTGATAAACAAAACCCTGCTCGCCGCCAGAGCAATCAACCGTGACTTCCTGGCCAGTTTTCAAAACTTTAGTGCCGTCTTCTGTTCCCACGATACACGGGATACCAAGCTCCCGGCTGACAATCGCCGCGTGGCAAGTTCTACCCCCGCTATTCGTCACAATCCCGGCGGCAATCTTCATAATCGGCTCCCAGTCCGGGTTAGTCATCTCGGTTACTAAAACTTCGCTCTTCTGAAAAGAATGAATCCCCCGAGTATCTTTAATCACATTCACTTTGCCCGCACCTATCTTATTACCAACACTTTTACCTTGAATTAATATTTTTCCTTTTTGGATCAGCCGATACTCCTCAAGCACATTAACATCACGAAGTGCCTGTACTGTTTCTGGCCTAGCTTGCACAACATACAATTCGCCGGTAATCCCATCTTTAGCCCATTCAATATCCATTGGTTTTTTATAATGCTCTTCAATCGCCATCCCCCATTTTGCTAACTTTAAAACCTCGTCATCGGTAATAGCATATCTCTTGCGTAAGCCTTTGGGAACCGGGATATTCTTTGTTGGACCTTTACCCGGCACCCTGCTATACACCATCTTAATTTTTTTATCGCCCGGTCGTTTAGAAATAATCGGTTTGAATCCTTGCTTAAGGGTAGTTTTAAAAACATAATATTCATCCGGGGTTACTTTGCCCTGAACAATATTTTCACCCAGACCATAGATGGAATTTACTAGAACTACATCCCGAAAGCCAGACTCGGTATCAATCGTAAATGTTACCCCGCTCGCTCCTTTATCCGCCCGCACCATTTTCTGCACCCCGATGGAAAGGGAAACCTGAAAATGATCAAAACCCTTATCCTCGCGATAACTAATGGCTCGATTTGTAAAAAGTGAAGCAAAACATTTCTTGCAGGCAGAAAGTAAGTCGTGCTCACCCTTAATGTTTAAATAAGTCTCCTGTTGCCCAGCAAAAGAGGCTGAATTATGAGTAATTATCCCTCCAATCCCTGCAGCAAAATTTTCAACCCCCGGAACTACAAAATCATACACTGGCTCACTATAATCTATTGGTTCAATCTTCTTGATTTGGTCCCAAAGCACTGATTTGCTTGCCAACAAATTATCAAAAAATCCTATTTTATAAGATTTGACAACTTCTCTTAGCTTCTTCGTTCCAAAACTGCCGGAAAAAATTGCCTTATTCCAAGGGCTCATCCCTTTCTTAAATCTACCCCTTTTATCATAGTATATGTATCTTCCTTGAATCTGCTTAGGTGTCTCGTAAAATGTCTTGTGACAAAATCGACAATAAAACCTTTCTTTACCCTTATAATAACTTGACCTCTCTATTTCCTTCTTGCAACTTGGGCATACATTAATTTCAGTCTCCTTTTTGGGTAAACTATCTATAAAGTGTTCTTTAATTTCTTTTGACAAAAATTCATTGATATTTATTCTATTCTTAAATTGAATATTCTTGGTCTTCTTGTAATTCTCAATCAGCTGATCCAACTTACAAACCTTGCTTTTAACTGTAAAGCCAACAAGATTTCTAAAACTCTCTGCCTCATGATAAGGAATCACAATATCAATACTCTTGCTCCTTTTTCGCAAATAAAACTCAACTCCCAGTATCTCTAACAACTTTACTATTCCGCCAATCAACATCTCGGATGTAGAAGTGTAAGATATTATTCTATGAGAAACATAACCATCGCCATCAAAACATCCTCTTAAAAATTCCCCAATCAATTCTATGTTCCACTCAAAAACAAATTCTGGAATTTTTTTAATACGACAAGATCTTCCCTTTCCCTTTTGACTGCCAATAGGCTCCCCTGTAACTATGTGCAAAAATCTAACCAACGACTTGCAATAAACCCTTAAAGTGCTTCTATTAACCTTTTGTCTATTATATAATCTTAAAGATTTGCAAAAACTAATTACCCGACTCATTACTTCTCTGTCACTGTTTGTAATCATCACACAATTATTTCTATAAGTAGAACCTTCGGCTAAATAAATACCCAAAAAATAAGCAAAGTCTTTGGTAAAATAAATTCTACTTGGCAGCCCATGTTGAATTTTCCAGTTGCTAGACTTATTTTTAATCTTTATTAAACCATTATCCTCTACGACATCATCGCCTTCTATATAATCTAAAAAATCTAAATAATCATCTATACTTAAAGTCCCTTCAGGTAATTTTTTTATCACCGGTAACTTCTCGTTGCCCTCCAAGTCTCCGATTGAAGCCACTTCGCTTGGCTTTAATGTTCTCTCATCTAAAACAATTAACGTATGATTTGGTGAAACTGTTATTTCTCGACCCGTAACAGTAGTTATTTTATACAATCTATCCT
This region of Patescibacteria group bacterium genomic DNA includes:
- a CDS encoding nucleotidyltransferase domain-containing protein, which encodes MHKITSSRVIKLLKKHGVQAVYLFGSQTDKTAHPGSDYDFGFLFKKGYPKDKDLAYADFEEIFAKEVAGKGSKADIVFLHQAPIALQFRAINQSKMIYVDNYNKATDYEEQTALRYLDFKPILRMFTEETIKRHSLQNYGA
- the lgt gene encoding prolipoprotein diacylglyceryl transferase translates to MFSLGPISIHWYGFIITCGVIFGFLVSLRLAERYKIKKDQIVDLYFWLIIFGLIGARIYHVLCEWQHYFSNPIDIVKVWNGGLGIYGAVIMGVLVIWFYSKKGEEGLRRLKKAKGAEKAKEGNQKLSIINYQLSVNNTFWLLADILAPALILGQAFGRWGNYFNGEIFGLPTSLPWGIPINALARPEIYQGFEFFHPTFLYQSLLNFIIFGVLIWMHARRIKSNQTIKQSSNQTKELSIINYQLSIPGTIFLTYLTSYSLSRFFLEFLRLDVQPIILGLRLGHWTSGVLVLAGAGLMAWKIARGRELAHGG
- a CDS encoding thioredoxin family protein; this translates as MENEQKEKKKSISAKTSFALGLAAGLVIFGLVGFVMLYSMFKDEQAGEAPAVVTEQTAEGSESAQQQPPAPQVQALPSGAAGIDTFMDSGEPACKESGKPVIRLFSTTSCPHCTWIKETFDELMREYMTRGKIIAYHWELDMNDNTLTQTPETSVPTAELAIYRKFNPEGYVPTFVFGCKYWRIGNGYESQQDLVAEEAEFRAVIEELLK
- the gatA gene encoding Asp-tRNA(Asn)/Glu-tRNA(Gln) amidotransferase subunit GatA, translated to MQLNNLTISKTHEFLVNKEVSAAELLDLYLERIKKVDVRVKAFITVSEKEARKQAQKVDKKISRGEELGILAGIPVGVKDLFCTQGIKTTAGSKILENYLPPYESTTTQRLLAQDAVIIGKTNLDEFAMGSSTENSGFGPTYNPWDLGRVPGGSSGGSAAAVAADECVYALGTDTGGSIRQPASFCGVVGLKPTYGRTSRYGVIAMASSLDTIGHLTKTVEDAAIVLKYIAGHDENDATTPEIPVADCLEDLKKSIAGLKIGVPGEYFITGIDAQVKERVEEAIKKFKELGAEIIDISLPLTEYAVACYYIIQPAEVSSNLARYDGIKYGHSAKDTKDLLDVYLKSRAQGFGAEAKRRIMLGAYTLSAGYYDAYYLQAQKVRTLIKRDFENAFEKVDVILTPTSPTTAFKLGERADDPLQMYLADIYTVSLNLYGGPGISVPCGFIDPVRYSLKKESTTLKDKDKIGNNNEGKKLSNGVDSLPVGLQLIGKHFDEAAILRAAWHYEKATAWGEQRPVL
- a CDS encoding four helix bundle protein, with the translated sequence MNKKYLKLNDVRAYVIAFQLSNYVWDVVAKWDWFVKKSFGSQFTRAVDSISANIAEGFFRYFKKEKVQFYRYNFGSIGESLDWNEKAKRRGLLTNEQYNHIFQELQKLPQEVHHLIRFTNEKLSK
- the gatC gene encoding Asp-tRNA(Asn)/Glu-tRNA(Gln) amidotransferase subunit GatC, with product MIDIQKIAKLARLELTSKEKAKYTGELSSILEYIEKLQGAETKGVEPTAQVTGLKNVMRADKINKQQSKKTRQGILDNAPERDGDSFKVRSVF
- a CDS encoding type II toxin-antitoxin system PemK/MazF family toxin, coding for MRIHQYKSTFNAALLTSRRVDKIYPHDYILPEGIMPLLSKVICDQPVLIYKESAIVKQGRVSREDLAEIRKRTAQSLGIKT
- a CDS encoding DUF4198 domain-containing protein, with product MDKKSKQLRVKRGTWKEFKKDKEQQAIYKEHAELISKMYQQYAKA
- the ppsA gene encoding phosphoenolpyruvate synthase encodes the protein MLWDQIKKIEPIDYSEPVYDFVVPGVENFAAGIGGIITHNSASFAGQQETYLNIKGEHDLLSACKKCFASLFTNRAISYREDKGFDHFQVSLSIGVQKMVRADKGASGVTFTIDTESGFRDVVLVNSIYGLGENIVQGKVTPDEYYVFKTTLKQGFKPIISKRPGDKKIKMVYSRVPGKGPTKNIPVPKGLRKRYAITDDEVLKLAKWGMAIEEHYKKPMDIEWAKDGITGELYVVQARPETVQALRDVNVLEEYRLIQKGKILIQGKSVGNKIGAGKVNVIKDTRGIHSFQKSEVLVTEMTNPDWEPIMKIAAGIVTNSGGRTCHAAIVSRELGIPCIVGTEDGTKVLKTGQEVTVDCSGGEQGFVYQGKVKYKVNKTNLKTLKQPKTKIMMNIGNPEEAMRESFIPNDGVGLAREEFIISSYIGVHPLALVNFDKIKDKSVRQQIEEKTREYKKKTDYYIYELAEGIAQIAAAFYPKDVIVRLSDFKTNEYATLLGGKYFEPEESNPMIGWRGASRYYDEKFKPAFELECYALKRVREVMGLINVKIMVPFCRTVEEGKKVLKIMEKCGLKRGKDGLEVYVMCEIPSNVILAQEFFKIFDGFSIGSNDLTQLVLGVDRDSEIVAHVYDERNKAVKDLVRQVIKAARENGKKIGICGQAPSDFPDFAQFLVECGIDSISLISDTVVKTTVKVLEKERALRM